In Archangium violaceum, the following are encoded in one genomic region:
- a CDS encoding mechanosensitive ion channel family protein, which translates to MRRALTGLCVLLSLVLLPEAQAFNAGLGAPPSTVDRQTPYTAANGFFTAAQRGDYPLAAHYLDLDYLPTSEQKKEGARLAWRLRLILDDKLAPEVLDNLSKEPEGDPEDGRFEKLTVLTAGKNRYPIQLSRVTVDEGARVWVFSQSTVKAIDAIYDSYEPEVLGVPVPTVLFERVVLGLEPWRWLGLLMTVVLAGLLAMVLERLSLALMARLASWTRVTWDDALVPAGQGPLKLLYFALLGALGTALLQLPPTAQFVATHLVTSFIIVAVAWFLLRFLRVTSQFVQQTVTKEPKDAARARGLHTQLVVLRSVFEAATYIISAALLLMQFETVRNVGVSLLASAGIAGLVIGLAAQKSISSLLAGIQLSITQPIRIGDQVVVENEFGTVEEITLTYVVVKVWDERRLVVPISQFLDKSFQNWSKGGQSMLGPVQLLVDFTADMEALRAELRRILENEGKELWDGRVGNVVVEDVLDRTLKVRVLVSAPPGVLFDLRALVREKMMVYLRARPEWLPTTRTEPRQVVQQPPAGEQAQSAPPVTPRA; encoded by the coding sequence ATGCGTCGCGCTCTGACCGGACTGTGCGTGCTGCTGTCCCTCGTGCTGCTGCCGGAGGCCCAGGCCTTCAACGCCGGGCTGGGGGCTCCCCCGTCCACGGTGGACCGGCAGACACCCTACACCGCCGCCAATGGCTTCTTCACCGCGGCCCAGCGGGGCGACTACCCGCTGGCGGCGCACTACCTGGACCTGGACTACCTCCCCACGTCCGAGCAGAAGAAGGAGGGGGCGCGCCTGGCCTGGCGCCTGCGGCTCATCCTGGACGACAAGCTGGCGCCGGAGGTGCTCGACAACCTGAGCAAGGAGCCGGAGGGAGACCCGGAGGACGGCCGCTTCGAGAAGCTCACCGTCCTCACGGCGGGCAAGAACCGCTACCCCATCCAGTTGTCGCGCGTGACGGTCGACGAAGGTGCGCGGGTGTGGGTGTTCAGCCAGTCGACGGTGAAGGCGATCGACGCCATCTACGACTCGTACGAGCCGGAGGTGCTGGGGGTCCCGGTGCCGACGGTGCTCTTCGAGCGGGTGGTGCTGGGGCTGGAGCCCTGGAGGTGGCTGGGGCTGTTGATGACGGTGGTGCTGGCGGGGCTGCTGGCCATGGTGCTGGAGCGGCTGTCGCTGGCGTTGATGGCGAGGCTGGCGAGCTGGACGCGGGTGACGTGGGATGACGCGTTGGTGCCGGCGGGGCAGGGGCCGCTGAAGCTGCTGTACTTCGCGCTGCTGGGAGCGTTGGGGACGGCGCTGCTGCAACTGCCGCCCACGGCGCAGTTCGTGGCGACGCACCTGGTGACCTCGTTCATCATCGTGGCGGTGGCGTGGTTCCTGCTGCGCTTCCTGCGGGTGACGTCGCAGTTCGTCCAGCAGACGGTGACGAAGGAGCCGAAGGACGCGGCGCGAGCGCGAGGGCTGCACACGCAGCTGGTGGTGCTGCGGAGCGTCTTCGAGGCGGCGACCTACATCATCTCGGCGGCGCTGTTGCTCATGCAGTTCGAGACGGTGCGCAACGTGGGGGTGTCGCTGCTGGCGTCGGCGGGAATCGCGGGCCTCGTCATCGGTCTGGCGGCGCAGAAGTCCATCTCGTCGTTGCTGGCGGGCATCCAGCTGTCCATCACGCAGCCGATCCGGATCGGGGATCAGGTGGTGGTGGAGAACGAGTTCGGCACGGTGGAGGAGATCACCCTGACGTACGTGGTGGTGAAGGTGTGGGACGAGCGGAGGCTGGTGGTGCCCATCTCGCAGTTCCTGGACAAGTCCTTCCAGAACTGGAGCAAGGGGGGGCAGAGCATGCTGGGCCCGGTGCAGCTGCTGGTGGACTTCACCGCGGACATGGAGGCGCTGAGGGCGGAGCTGCGGCGCATCCTGGAGAACGAGGGGAAGGAGCTGTGGGATGGGAGGGTGGGCAACGTGGTGGTGGAGGACGTGCTGGACCGGACGCTGAAGGTGCGGGTGCTGGTGAGCGCTCCTCCGGGGGTCCTGTTCGATCTACGGGCCCTGGTGAGGGAGAAGATGATGGTGTACCTGCGAGCGAGGCCAGAGTGGCTACCGACCACGCGCACCGAGCCGAGGCAGGTGGTGCAGCAGCCGCCGGCGGGGGAGCAAGCCCAGTCGGCCCCCCCCGTCACGCCCCGGGCCTGA
- a CDS encoding ZIP family metal transporter — MPFAVALSSYSLIILLGAVVGALAVVLTRAPTKLVTFLAFAAGVMFGAAFFHMLPEAYHGGGFWAFALVPAGFVFLMVLERYVLTHACEEPPECKEHVHGRTLGLTAFLGLSAHTLFDGIALGSAVKEGVGLMALLAITSHKVPSSLSLASILKAEGKSSRSILGLSVVYGLMVPVGALLYIAFDTVLRFEALAPRALAFSAGTFLYVSVSDLLPHVNRHGKDNRGRNLVALAAGLLLMLALSQVAEFPGH, encoded by the coding sequence ATGCCTTTCGCGGTAGCCCTCTCCTCCTATTCGTTGATCATCCTGCTGGGCGCCGTCGTGGGAGCGCTGGCGGTGGTGCTGACGCGGGCGCCGACGAAGCTGGTGACGTTCCTGGCGTTCGCGGCGGGGGTGATGTTCGGGGCGGCGTTCTTCCACATGCTGCCGGAGGCGTACCACGGGGGAGGGTTCTGGGCGTTCGCGCTGGTGCCCGCGGGGTTCGTCTTCCTGATGGTGCTGGAGCGGTACGTGCTGACGCATGCGTGCGAGGAGCCGCCGGAGTGCAAGGAGCACGTGCACGGGCGCACGCTGGGGCTGACGGCGTTCCTGGGGCTGTCGGCGCATACGCTGTTCGACGGCATCGCGCTGGGCTCGGCGGTGAAGGAGGGGGTGGGGCTGATGGCGTTGCTGGCGATCACCTCGCACAAGGTGCCCTCGTCGCTGTCGCTGGCGTCCATCCTCAAGGCGGAGGGGAAGAGCTCGAGGAGCATCCTGGGGCTGTCGGTGGTGTACGGGCTGATGGTGCCGGTGGGGGCGCTGCTGTACATCGCCTTCGACACGGTGCTGCGCTTCGAGGCGCTGGCGCCGAGGGCGCTGGCCTTCTCCGCGGGCACCTTCCTGTACGTGTCGGTGTCGGACCTGCTGCCGCACGTGAACCGGCACGGGAAGGACAACCGGGGGCGCAACCTGGTGGCGCTGGCGGCGGGCCTGCTGCTGATGTTGGCGCTGTCACAGGTGGCGGAGTTCCCCGGACACTGA
- a CDS encoding CBS domain-containing protein has product MLTVEELMTRDLVTLKEDDDIVRGDDLLAEYDIRHLPVVKDGRLVGLVSHRDLIRALARQERAPGAPPQQVRDIMTRSVETLKPRSSVREAIHKMLDHKFGCVPVVEDGDRLVGILTETDLIRLAGKLLDREER; this is encoded by the coding sequence ATGCTGACCGTCGAGGAACTGATGACCCGGGACCTGGTCACCCTGAAGGAGGACGACGACATCGTCCGGGGGGATGACCTGCTGGCCGAGTACGACATCCGTCACCTTCCGGTGGTGAAGGACGGGAGGCTGGTGGGGCTGGTGAGCCACCGGGATTTGATTCGAGCACTGGCGCGTCAGGAGCGGGCGCCGGGAGCGCCGCCCCAGCAGGTGCGGGACATCATGACGCGCTCGGTGGAGACGCTGAAGCCGCGGAGTTCGGTGCGCGAGGCCATCCACAAGATGCTCGACCACAAGTTCGGGTGCGTGCCGGTGGTGGAGGATGGAGACCGGCTGGTGGGCATCCTCACGGAGACGGACCTCATCCGGCTCGCCGGGAAGCTGTTGGACCGGGAAGAGCGGTAG
- a CDS encoding class I SAM-dependent methyltransferase, translating into MERRSDWYDHPEYYEAIFGTDTERELDFLLEVSRRYGTGGKRLLEPACGAGRLVAEAARRGLQVVGYDISEKMLAHARQRLTPAERRRVRLYPSRMEDFFRPELEGRVDLAFNLVSTFRYLDSEKAALEHLEGTRRLLHPEGLYVLGFHLTDYERRKAEHERWVEKLGKDTVVCNTHEGLPDRRLRRSAMRNRLRITGPGKNLLIETHWYFRTYDLTQARRLFRRAGLQVLEVFDFDYQVEAPRKRGEIRLDSIFVLRPV; encoded by the coding sequence ATGGAACGACGCTCCGACTGGTACGACCACCCCGAGTATTACGAGGCCATCTTTGGAACGGACACCGAGCGGGAGCTGGACTTCCTGCTGGAGGTGAGCCGTCGCTACGGGACGGGAGGCAAGAGGCTGCTCGAGCCCGCGTGCGGAGCGGGCCGGCTGGTGGCGGAGGCCGCGCGCCGGGGCCTGCAGGTGGTGGGCTACGACATCTCCGAGAAGATGCTGGCGCACGCGCGCCAGCGGCTGACTCCGGCCGAGCGCCGGAGGGTGCGGCTCTACCCGTCACGGATGGAGGACTTCTTCCGGCCGGAGCTGGAGGGGCGGGTGGACCTGGCGTTCAACCTGGTGTCCACGTTCCGCTACCTGGACAGCGAGAAGGCGGCGCTGGAGCACCTGGAGGGGACGCGGCGGCTGCTCCATCCCGAGGGCCTGTACGTGCTCGGCTTCCACCTCACGGACTACGAACGGAGGAAGGCGGAGCACGAGCGCTGGGTGGAGAAGCTGGGGAAGGACACGGTGGTGTGCAACACCCACGAGGGGTTGCCGGACCGGCGCCTGAGACGCTCGGCCATGCGCAACCGGCTGCGGATTACCGGGCCGGGGAAGAACCTGCTCATCGAGACGCATTGGTACTTCCGCACGTATGACCTGACACAGGCCCGGCGCCTGTTCCGGAGGGCGGGGCTCCAGGTGCTGGAGGTCTTCGACTTCGACTACCAGGTGGAGGCTCCGCGGAAGCGAGGGGAGATCCGCCTCGACAGCATCTTCGTCCTCCGGCCCGTGTGA